A single region of the Terriglobia bacterium genome encodes:
- a CDS encoding energy transducer TonB gives MYPRLARLAKLQGKLTLVVEAASDGRIVGVRRISFDPPTTDRMVEILWEYVEVFLKEKWRLGLCHKSDQTAVSTATIPMEFSFKLTKLPEKQSDCEGPAHVVIECDTVLKVTCYGWSPRSIIN, from the coding sequence ATGTACCCGCGTCTGGCCAGGCTGGCTAAGTTGCAGGGCAAACTCACACTCGTTGTGGAAGCCGCCTCAGATGGCCGAATTGTAGGGGTGCGACGGATTTCATTCGATCCGCCGACGACTGATCGGATGGTTGAAATCCTCTGGGAATATGTGGAGGTTTTCTTGAAGGAGAAATGGAGGTTGGGACTCTGTCATAAGTCAGATCAGACCGCTGTTTCTACGGCCACGATACCCATGGAATTCTCGTTTAAGCTGACGAAGCTGCCGGAGAAGCAGAGCGATTGCGAAGGACCAGCCCATGTGGTGATTGAATGTGACACCGTATTAAAAGTGACGTGTTATGGCTGGAGTCCAAGGTCGATTATAAACTGA
- a CDS encoding RHS repeat-associated core domain-containing protein, whose amino-acid sequence MTDGGETSSAAATRGNLYRVLVPIACVAPDATLAQRCPRLQQLPIKTNYVNYGGNAPVRRYFTPRAGFPDSVFGAAAPDCKNHLVLTSQGAAYLYDANGRRFRTNDGSVVNYVYSYTGQLLMEDRITESTWNNYIYFNGQMVAIHQQDDHFRLLFKDHLGNTRSVLKVHLPESNWQYNWTLVETADFLPYGMQYRGYLWDTPATGYMYEGKSRDGGLDYFGARHYDGSSLDTASPRWISPDPLTTRIYDPPSLNKYTYVRNDPVNLVDPDGRAPEAPLDWMPDWVDYVDISLPPHMDDFNLAFEVGGNEVVGEVDCNDSDIKMVEVSSFSKDEAPVYSFARILSELLDSDSQCLSALSNTAKNADGTIRQIDAKAILQEAVDKSAIGVGTLTVYTIRNGKKVRCRNKAVNAAVSVDGGIPEGQYASIMIATNGTWFSANTTNKSRGLTILHELGHVTYRLNSDGQSDSASQANDDYVKQNCSRLLNFLR is encoded by the coding sequence TTGACCGACGGCGGTGAGACCAGCAGCGCCGCCGCGACGCGAGGCAACCTTTACAGGGTACTGGTGCCTATCGCTTGCGTGGCACCAGATGCCACCCTGGCACAGCGCTGCCCACGGCTCCAGCAGCTTCCGATAAAAACAAATTATGTAAACTACGGGGGAAATGCCCCAGTCAGACGATATTTTACTCCCAGAGCCGGGTTCCCGGACAGTGTTTTTGGCGCGGCGGCGCCTGATTGCAAAAACCACCTGGTTTTGACGTCGCAAGGGGCAGCCTACCTGTATGACGCCAACGGGCGCCGGTTCCGCACGAACGATGGATCTGTGGTAAACTATGTCTATTCCTACACGGGCCAGTTGCTGATGGAAGACAGGATAACGGAGTCGACCTGGAACAATTACATCTATTTCAATGGCCAGATGGTGGCGATCCATCAACAGGACGACCACTTCCGACTGCTGTTCAAGGATCATCTGGGGAACACGAGGTCGGTTTTGAAGGTGCATCTGCCTGAATCGAACTGGCAGTACAACTGGACGCTGGTTGAGACGGCGGATTTTTTGCCCTACGGTATGCAGTATCGGGGCTATTTGTGGGATACGCCGGCGACGGGCTATATGTATGAAGGCAAGAGCAGAGATGGCGGCTTGGATTACTTTGGTGCCAGGCACTACGACGGCAGCTCGCTTGACACTGCCTCTCCGCGCTGGATCTCCCCGGACCCGCTCACGACGCGCATCTACGATCCGCCGTCTCTGAACAAGTATACTTACGTCAGAAACGACCCGGTGAATCTGGTCGACCCTGACGGGCGTGCCCCAGAAGCGCCCCTCGATTGGATGCCCGATTGGGTTGATTATGTTGACATATCCTTACCGCCTCATATGGACGACTTTAACCTGGCATTTGAGGTAGGGGGTAACGAGGTTGTTGGTGAGGTAGACTGTAACGACAGCGATATAAAGATGGTGGAGGTGTCGTCATTCTCGAAAGATGAAGCTCCAGTCTACTCCTTTGCCAGGATTTTGAGTGAGCTGCTTGATAGCGACTCTCAGTGTCTTTCCGCGCTTAGTAACACAGCCAAGAATGCTGACGGAACGATAAGACAAATCGATGCGAAAGCAATACTGCAAGAAGCAGTCGATAAAAGCGCGATAGGTGTAGGCACTTTGACTGTATATACTATCCGAAACGGGAAAAAGGTAAGATGCAGAAACAAGGCGGTCAATGCGGCCGTCTCGGTTGATGGAGGGATTCCCGAAGGCCAATACGCATCAATCATGATTGCCACGAACGGGACTTGGTTCAGCGCGAACACAACAAATAAATCGCGCGGACTGACGATATTGCACGAGCTAGGGCATGTCACCTATAGGTTGAACAGCGATGGGCAAAGTGACTCCGCCTCACAAGCTAACGACGATTATGTGAAACAAAATTGCAGTCGATTATTGAATTTTTTGAGATGA
- a CDS encoding TonB-dependent receptor, with protein MMTHRLSGLLCFLFFGAALLAQSLTSLNGIVTDPSGSVVPKAAIVLVNLNTQATRQTTSDEAGRYSFAQVSPGNYRIRAKAQGFSDLVINDVALLVNTPTTVNLALKIGTLTQTIEVTAEAAQVNTTDASIGNAYGTRPILQLPLEARNVVGLLALQPGVAFVGENNGTSKNGSVNGGKSDQANVTLDGVDVNDQQNRSAFTSVLRVTLDSVQEFRVTTTNANADQGHGSGAQIALVTKSGTNEIHGSAYEFHRNTVTTANSFFNNLANLPKPKLLRNTFGTAVGGPIQKNHLFYFMNFEGRRDAKEGSVTRTVPTADFRNGIMHYLKKDNTIGTLLPADITALDPLHIGPNQAVMSLLKTYPQPNTTTAGDGYNTTGYRFIAPLPLRWNTYIARLDYSPDESGRHTFFVRGNLQNDRSLSLPQYPDQPSNSVNLNNSKGLAAGYNLLISPSLIASFRYGFTRQGVESSGTQTASYVNFLNLDDRYGMTTPAVRILPIHTLAADFSWNRGAHNIQFGVALRSMTNERSNYDNSFHYAQVRATRLNGAGKLEDPADINSKGTDVYRAQVVNLLGVISTGTAHYNYDLAGNVQPVGAPVVRNFILRDYSLYLQDTWRVNPGLSLSAGLRWELAPPIHERDGLQISLSPSLGSWFDARGALADQGKSDSAVTPLSYIPTNSPGGSSLYKFYKKEFAPRLGVAYSPRGTGGILGKIFGGPGATSIRAGWGMYYENLGNTLIMRADAGGQGLQTSVQTAGSQFDEATGPRWTGWNNVPSVIVPAAPKQTFPIVAPNIFTYGGAASNIDSQVRPAYTMNLNFSLGREFKNGLFIQGSYVGRLSRRSLAQVDVATPVNLIDPDSGMTYWEAATILTKLARAKTPQANVPKVSFWENLWPAAATPTLSATQAVYTQFVAYPTDTASALEKLDSQCRPTCSRLGAYALYNPQFASFTAWRSIAGGNYHAMQWTARQRFSKGLEFTFNFTWSKSIDLTSRAESDGTGSTYGFITNPWVPGQHKAVSDYDMTHQWNLNGVWELPVGTGHRFLNQGGVLEVLLGGWQISGLYRQSSGLPISVRDGSNWPTNYQWQGWATMIAAIPGMQTTKNAPSVSGASGPNLFADPKAAVAAFDFTLPGELGNRNILRGDGYFTIDVSIGKRFRMPYSEKHSLQFRWETFNLTNTARFDVGAVSVNLGSQANFGKYSDTLTQPRVMQFGLRYEF; from the coding sequence ATGATGACTCATCGTCTTTCCGGTCTGTTATGCTTCCTCTTTTTTGGCGCAGCGCTGCTTGCGCAGTCGCTCACTTCGCTCAACGGCATCGTCACAGATCCTTCAGGCTCGGTTGTGCCCAAAGCCGCGATTGTGCTGGTGAACCTGAACACGCAGGCTACGCGCCAGACGACATCTGATGAGGCGGGCCGTTATTCCTTCGCGCAGGTGTCTCCGGGCAACTACCGGATCCGCGCCAAGGCGCAAGGTTTCTCCGATCTTGTGATCAACGACGTTGCCCTGCTGGTAAACACGCCGACGACAGTTAACCTTGCGCTTAAGATCGGGACGCTGACGCAAACGATCGAGGTCACTGCGGAAGCCGCGCAGGTGAACACCACGGACGCCTCCATCGGTAACGCTTACGGAACGCGCCCGATCCTGCAATTGCCGCTGGAGGCACGCAACGTAGTGGGATTGCTGGCGCTGCAACCCGGGGTCGCGTTCGTCGGCGAGAACAACGGCACTTCGAAGAACGGGTCGGTAAACGGCGGAAAGAGCGATCAGGCCAACGTAACCCTCGACGGCGTGGACGTAAACGATCAGCAAAACCGATCGGCATTTACTTCGGTGCTGCGTGTGACACTCGATTCGGTGCAGGAATTCCGGGTCACGACGACAAACGCAAACGCCGATCAAGGGCACGGTTCCGGCGCGCAGATTGCGCTGGTGACCAAGTCCGGAACCAACGAGATCCACGGCTCGGCCTATGAATTCCACCGCAACACGGTGACGACGGCGAACTCTTTCTTTAATAATCTGGCCAATCTGCCCAAACCCAAGCTGCTGCGCAATACCTTCGGCACGGCGGTGGGCGGGCCGATCCAGAAGAATCACTTGTTCTATTTCATGAACTTCGAGGGGCGGCGCGACGCTAAGGAAGGCTCAGTCACGCGCACGGTGCCGACAGCCGACTTCCGCAACGGCATCATGCATTATCTGAAGAAGGACAATACCATCGGCACACTGCTGCCGGCGGACATTACGGCGCTCGATCCGCTGCACATCGGGCCGAACCAGGCGGTGATGAGTCTCCTGAAGACCTACCCGCAACCGAACACCACGACGGCCGGCGACGGCTACAACACCACGGGTTACCGCTTCATCGCCCCGCTGCCGTTGCGCTGGAACACCTACATCGCCCGCCTGGATTACAGCCCGGACGAGTCGGGCCGGCACACCTTTTTCGTGCGTGGAAACCTGCAGAACGATCGCAGTCTCTCGCTGCCACAATATCCCGATCAGCCCTCCAACAGCGTGAACCTCAACAATAGCAAGGGCCTGGCTGCCGGATACAATCTGCTGATCAGCCCGAGTCTGATCGCCAGCTTCCGCTATGGATTTACCCGTCAGGGTGTGGAATCGAGCGGAACGCAGACTGCTTCCTACGTGAACTTCCTAAATCTTGACGACCGCTATGGAATGACGACCCCGGCCGTGCGCATCCTGCCCATCCATACCCTGGCCGCGGACTTTTCCTGGAACAGGGGGGCGCACAACATCCAGTTTGGCGTTGCGCTCCGCTCGATGACCAACGAACGGAGCAACTATGACAATTCCTTCCATTATGCCCAGGTGCGCGCTACGCGGCTGAACGGAGCGGGCAAACTCGAAGACCCCGCCGATATCAACAGCAAGGGCACCGACGTATACCGTGCGCAGGTGGTGAACCTGCTCGGCGTCATCTCCACCGGCACGGCGCATTACAACTACGACCTGGCGGGCAACGTGCAACCGGTCGGCGCACCCGTAGTGCGCAACTTCATTCTTCGGGACTACAGCCTGTATTTGCAGGACACCTGGCGCGTGAATCCCGGGCTTAGCCTCTCGGCCGGTTTGCGCTGGGAGTTGGCGCCTCCCATCCACGAACGCGATGGCCTGCAAATCTCACTCAGTCCCTCACTCGGCTCCTGGTTCGACGCCCGGGGCGCGCTGGCCGATCAGGGCAAGTCCGACTCGGCGGTGACTCCACTCAGCTACATCCCGACGAACTCACCCGGCGGCTCATCGTTGTATAAGTTTTATAAAAAGGAGTTCGCTCCCCGCCTCGGCGTGGCTTACTCTCCTCGGGGCACGGGCGGAATCCTCGGCAAAATCTTTGGCGGGCCCGGGGCAACGTCGATTCGCGCCGGCTGGGGGATGTATTACGAGAACCTCGGAAACACGCTGATCATGCGCGCTGACGCCGGAGGACAGGGGCTGCAAACCAGCGTGCAGACCGCGGGCAGCCAGTTTGACGAGGCCACGGGTCCGCGCTGGACCGGATGGAACAACGTTCCTTCCGTTATCGTTCCGGCCGCGCCCAAGCAGACCTTCCCGATTGTGGCCCCAAACATCTTCACCTATGGGGGAGCCGCCAGCAATATCGATTCGCAGGTCCGGCCCGCCTACACAATGAACCTGAACTTCAGCCTCGGCCGAGAATTCAAGAACGGCCTCTTCATCCAGGGCTCTTACGTGGGACGCCTCTCACGCCGTTCGCTGGCGCAAGTGGATGTTGCTACTCCCGTCAACCTGATCGATCCGGATTCGGGAATGACTTACTGGGAAGCAGCCACCATCCTTACGAAGCTGGCAAGGGCGAAAACGCCCCAGGCGAATGTGCCGAAGGTCAGTTTTTGGGAAAACCTGTGGCCGGCGGCGGCGACCCCAACGCTCAGCGCAACCCAGGCTGTGTATACTCAATTCGTTGCATATCCGACCGACACCGCTTCGGCACTCGAAAAGCTGGACAGCCAATGCAGGCCCACATGCAGCCGGTTGGGCGCCTACGCCTTATACAATCCCCAATTCGCGTCCTTTACCGCCTGGCGTTCGATCGCCGGCGGGAATTATCATGCCATGCAGTGGACCGCCCGCCAGCGCTTTTCGAAAGGGTTGGAATTCACCTTTAACTTCACATGGTCAAAATCCATTGACCTCACCTCGCGTGCGGAAAGCGATGGAACCGGCTCCACTTATGGATTTATCACCAATCCTTGGGTGCCGGGACAGCACAAGGCCGTTTCCGACTACGACATGACTCACCAGTGGAACCTGAACGGCGTTTGGGAATTGCCGGTGGGAACAGGCCACCGCTTTCTGAACCAGGGCGGCGTCCTCGAAGTCCTGCTGGGCGGCTGGCAGATCAGCGGCCTTTACCGGCAGTCGAGCGGATTGCCTATCAGCGTTCGGGACGGCAGCAACTGGCCGACAAACTACCAGTGGCAGGGTTGGGCCACGATGATCGCCGCGATTCCCGGAATGCAAACCACCAAAAATGCTCCATCGGTTTCCGGAGCGAGCGGGCCAAATCTGTTCGCCGATCCCAAGGCGGCAGTTGCAGCCTTCGACTTCACCTTGCCCGGCGAATTGGGCAACCGCAATATTCTCCGCGGAGACGGCTATTTCACTATCGATGTCAGCATTGGCAAGCGCTTCCGTATGCCTTATTCGGAAAAGCACTCACTCCAGTTCCGATGGGAAACCTTTAACCTCACCAACACCGCGCGTTTCGATGTGGGCGCAGTGTCGGTCAATCTCGGCAGCCAGGCGAATTTCGGCAAATACAGCGACACGCTCACGCAGCCGCGGGTCATGCAGTTCGGCCTGCGCTACGAATTCTAG
- a CDS encoding RHS repeat-associated core domain-containing protein, producing the protein MATTAQLSENSHPGFAGIKAALCLAEIDANSNFASGMQPCLRRNGTGSRCSGKERDAESGLDYFLARYYSGAQGRFTSPDPENAGAIPADPQSWNAYAYSRNNPLAFTDPNGKRYRVSWDGGSSEEMSDPEYEDYKSKYIDPIGYVAGGGIIYQKDVKGFVRLGTVQYLMSDKMWALIHGMEMAKPTVDALAIGTGIITGGIAALEFIAGGTALTTLSIPAATLPPLVSNPTLQSIVNKLFQVTDKLPGGTAGAVRYELATGDLMSPSGHSRKAQDVIVALTNLLKGGRLSYNDQIVSRQIIQELSDALKTQPRR; encoded by the coding sequence ATGGCTACGACGGCGCAGTTAAGCGAAAACTCGCATCCGGGGTTCGCGGGCATAAAAGCAGCCCTGTGTCTGGCCGAGATTGATGCTAACTCGAATTTTGCGTCAGGGATGCAGCCATGCTTACGACGAAACGGCACAGGGTCCCGTTGTAGCGGCAAAGAACGGGATGCCGAGTCGGGACTGGATTACTTCCTTGCAAGATACTACTCAGGAGCGCAGGGGAGGTTCACTTCTCCAGACCCGGAAAACGCCGGTGCGATTCCTGCAGATCCGCAAAGCTGGAATGCGTATGCATACTCCAGAAATAATCCACTTGCATTTACCGATCCGAATGGAAAGCGTTACCGAGTATCGTGGGACGGCGGAAGCTCGGAAGAGATGTCAGATCCGGAGTACGAGGATTACAAGAGCAAGTACATTGATCCGATCGGATATGTAGCAGGAGGAGGAATAATTTATCAAAAGGACGTTAAAGGATTTGTGCGGTTAGGAACTGTACAATACTTGATGAGCGATAAAATGTGGGCGCTGATACATGGAATGGAAATGGCAAAGCCCACTGTCGATGCTTTGGCCATCGGCACCGGTATCATCACCGGTGGTATTGCGGCGCTGGAATTCATTGCTGGCGGAACGGCGCTGACCACGCTCTCGATTCCGGCGGCAACATTGCCGCCACTCGTTTCGAATCCCACCCTTCAGAGTATCGTGAACAAGCTGTTTCAGGTAACGGACAAGTTGCCAGGAGGCACCGCTGGCGCCGTACGGTACGAGCTTGCAACCGGAGATCTCATGTCGCCGTCAGGTCACTCCCGAAAGGCACAAGATGTGATCGTTGCCTTGACGAATCTCCTGAAGGGCGGAAGGCTGTCGTATAACGATCAAATCGTTTCCAGGCAGATTATTCAAGAGCTGAGCGATGCCCTCAAGACACAGCCAAGGAGGTAG
- a CDS encoding JAB domain-containing protein, producing the protein MHNTENPQQQSARTYRIPRQRLSLIRDGSLQSTWKRFSGSHEVFTFAQEELYADADREEFHILMLDSKNQLIGVNLVSQGSLSSAIVVPSQVFKAAIICNSASIICLHNHPSGCCEPSQEDRNCTSRLAEAGKILGIRVLDHVVVGQEAFFSFADSGLLGG; encoded by the coding sequence CACAACACCGAGAATCCACAGCAACAATCTGCAAGAACCTACCGCATCCCCCGACAGCGACTGTCCCTCATCCGCGACGGCTCGCTTCAGTCCACCTGGAAGCGCTTCAGCGGTTCCCACGAAGTATTTACCTTCGCGCAGGAAGAACTTTATGCGGACGCAGACCGGGAGGAATTTCATATCCTTATGCTCGACAGTAAGAATCAACTGATCGGCGTGAACCTGGTGTCCCAGGGCAGTCTCAGCAGCGCGATCGTGGTCCCCTCCCAGGTCTTCAAAGCTGCCATAATCTGCAATAGTGCCTCCATTATCTGTCTACACAACCACCCATCAGGATGTTGCGAGCCGAGCCAGGAGGATCGCAATTGCACCTCGCGGCTCGCCGAGGCCGGGAAAATCCTGGGCATTCGAGTTCTGGACCACGTTGTTGTTGGCCAGGAGGCATTCTTCTCCTTCGCCGACAGCGGGCTTTTGGGAGGCTGA
- a CDS encoding DUF4926 domain-containing protein, producing MNNGINLLDVVALTEDLPDRKLRRGQVGTVVEFLAPGVFEIEFTDNDGRAFASLALKKEQLLLLHYEPAA from the coding sequence GTGAACAACGGAATCAACCTTCTCGACGTTGTGGCTTTGACGGAAGATCTGCCCGATCGTAAGCTCCGCCGCGGACAGGTGGGAACCGTCGTGGAGTTTCTGGCTCCCGGTGTATTCGAAATCGAGTTCACCGACAACGACGGCCGCGCTTTTGCCAGCCTAGCCTTGAAGAAAGAACAACTGCTGCTCCTGCACTATGAGCCGGCCGCCTGA
- a CDS encoding tetratricopeptide repeat protein has protein sequence MSQAEEFDGFITPGGELVSIKDANRIFLILVNNSESEENIKEMLQALACECAENCHFKTACAYIDKILSRADTSDEKARCLLVMGQVLEQANDYRHALETYLRAFDFQQESNETWYFLNNNLAFCLNQVNRHHEAQRHCCLPLNPCPKNMKTGRHADWEGSQIWTFRRSSILGLFRGQFPGPRHVGHRKS, from the coding sequence ATGAGCCAAGCGGAAGAATTTGATGGATTCATCACCCCTGGGGGCGAACTTGTCTCCATAAAAGATGCCAACAGGATCTTCTTGATCCTCGTCAATAACTCGGAGAGCGAAGAGAATATCAAGGAGATGCTCCAGGCACTTGCATGCGAATGCGCCGAAAACTGCCACTTCAAAACAGCTTGTGCCTACATCGACAAGATCCTCTCCCGCGCGGACACCTCGGACGAGAAGGCGAGGTGCCTTCTGGTCATGGGACAGGTGCTGGAACAAGCAAACGACTATCGCCATGCGCTGGAGACATATCTGAGAGCTTTCGATTTTCAGCAAGAGTCAAATGAGACCTGGTATTTTTTGAACAACAACTTGGCGTTCTGCCTCAATCAGGTAAACCGACACCACGAAGCTCAGAGGCACTGCTGCCTCCCGCTGAATCCCTGCCCAAAAAATATGAAAACCGGCCGCCATGCTGACTGGGAGGGTAGCCAGATATGGACCTTCCGGAGGTCGTCGATCCTGGGGCTTTTCAGAGGGCAATTCCCAGGGCCTCGTCACGTTGGCCACCGGAAAAGCTAG
- a CDS encoding helix-turn-helix domain-containing protein has product MRKSSPEKPIRVKTAKELGQVLGLSPVETAEMEFRSELTCAVTRIIREGNLTHAEIAKRAGTSRTRVTAIANGNTQGMSTDLLIRVLSATGHRAELRVRKAAA; this is encoded by the coding sequence ATGCGAAAATCGAGTCCTGAAAAACCCATCAGGGTAAAGACAGCGAAAGAGCTGGGCCAGGTGCTGGGATTGTCGCCGGTCGAGACCGCCGAGATGGAGTTTCGCTCGGAGCTTACCTGCGCCGTGACCAGGATCATCCGCGAAGGAAACCTGACCCATGCGGAGATCGCCAAGCGCGCCGGAACGTCCCGTACGCGCGTGACGGCCATTGCCAATGGCAATACTCAAGGAATGTCGACCGACCTGTTGATCCGGGTTTTGTCGGCCACCGGCCACCGGGCGGAGTTGCGCGTGCGGAAGGCAGCGGCGTGA